A stretch of Streptomyces vietnamensis DNA encodes these proteins:
- a CDS encoding carboxylesterase/lipase family protein produces the protein MDIFKTTSGAVRGFRASDGVVAVLGIPYAAPPFGALRFREPAPAAAWSGIRDCTAFGPVAPQSAELPGSPGWSPGDEDVLTVNVWTPAPSSAPASSPAPDRGSLPVLVWIHGGAYTFGSSAQPDFDGDALARAGLVVVTLNYRIGFEGFGHVPASEGTSYPDNRGLLDQVAALRWVRENIAAFGGDPDNVTVAGHSSGAASIACLMVMDRARGLFHRAIAHSPASPHYTLDIAAATTREIAAAAGCPATPEGLASATPQALVTASDQVVEAYRRDPASGSRHYDPSLYAPVLDGDVLPVDPLTGLAAGAGRDVDLLVCHTTEEYWLLDAVGSCAKVTTEGQLSRFAEDFGLPDGLIDGYRAALPDAPLSDVYLSVFGDLLFGEYANRLAEQQARGGGRAFLSRFDRRRTGPHGAVRAWHCADIPFAFGNVDKECVAFLIGGAPTPADHELARRMVRAWADFATGGEPGWPAYDDATGPAMVWRTGEEQQEDEPAALRGLWDRADFPLLRP, from the coding sequence ATGGACATCTTCAAGACGACGAGCGGTGCGGTACGGGGCTTCCGGGCGTCCGACGGCGTGGTCGCCGTGCTCGGAATCCCCTACGCCGCACCGCCGTTCGGCGCCCTCCGCTTCCGCGAGCCCGCCCCGGCGGCCGCGTGGAGCGGGATACGGGACTGTACGGCCTTCGGCCCCGTCGCCCCGCAGTCGGCGGAGCTGCCCGGCTCGCCCGGATGGTCGCCCGGCGACGAGGACGTCCTCACCGTCAACGTCTGGACCCCGGCGCCGTCCTCGGCCCCGGCCTCCTCCCCGGCTCCGGACCGCGGCTCCCTGCCGGTCCTGGTCTGGATCCACGGCGGCGCCTACACCTTCGGCTCCTCGGCCCAGCCCGACTTCGACGGCGACGCCCTCGCCCGCGCCGGCCTGGTCGTGGTCACCCTCAACTACCGCATCGGCTTCGAGGGGTTCGGGCACGTCCCGGCCTCCGAAGGGACGTCGTACCCCGACAACCGGGGCCTGCTCGACCAGGTCGCCGCCCTGCGCTGGGTGCGGGAGAACATCGCCGCGTTCGGCGGCGACCCCGACAACGTCACCGTCGCAGGACACTCCTCCGGGGCCGCGTCGATCGCCTGCCTCATGGTGATGGACCGGGCGCGCGGCCTGTTCCACCGCGCCATCGCCCACAGCCCCGCCAGCCCCCACTACACCCTCGACATCGCCGCCGCGACCACACGCGAGATCGCCGCGGCGGCCGGCTGCCCGGCCACCCCCGAGGGCCTGGCCTCCGCGACTCCGCAGGCCCTGGTCACCGCCTCCGACCAGGTCGTCGAGGCGTACCGGCGCGACCCCGCCTCCGGATCCCGCCACTACGACCCCTCGCTCTACGCCCCCGTCCTCGACGGGGACGTCCTGCCCGTCGATCCCCTCACGGGCCTCGCCGCCGGGGCGGGCCGGGACGTGGACCTGCTCGTCTGCCACACCACGGAGGAGTACTGGCTGCTCGACGCCGTGGGCAGCTGCGCGAAGGTCACCACCGAGGGACAACTCTCCCGATTCGCCGAGGACTTCGGTCTCCCCGACGGCCTGATCGACGGCTACCGTGCCGCGCTGCCCGACGCCCCGCTGTCCGACGTCTACCTGTCCGTCTTCGGCGACCTCCTCTTCGGCGAGTACGCCAACCGGCTCGCCGAGCAGCAGGCCCGGGGCGGCGGCCGGGCGTTCCTGTCGCGCTTCGACCGCCGGCGCACCGGCCCGCACGGGGCCGTGCGGGCCTGGCACTGCGCGGACATCCCCTTCGCCTTCGGCAACGTCGACAAGGAGTGCGTGGCCTTCCTCATCGGCGGCGCCCCCACCCCCGCCGACCACGAACTGGCCCGCCGGATGGTGCGCGCCTGGGCCGACTTCGCGACCGGTGGAGAGCCGGGCTGGCCGGCGTACGACGACGCCACCGGGCCGGCGATGGTCTGGCGGACCGGGGAGGAACAGCAGGAGGACGAGCCCGCCGCCCTCCGCGGGCTCTGGGACCGGGCCGACTTTCCCCTCCTGCGTCCGTGA
- a CDS encoding glycoside hydrolase family 48 protein: MARLRQRTRPRRQLTALAAALSLSLPLGLTAVGAATAVGATTAQAAAVQCSVDYKTNDWGSGFTAELTLTNRAAEPLNGWTLTYSYAGDQKLANGWNGVWSQSGKNVTVTNASWNGTLAAGAATTTGAQFTYSGTNAAPTGFAVNGTTCAGAHQPPVAVLTSPTAGAVYTEGDAVPLAATAAAADSATVSKVEFYSDTTLLGTDTTAPFTYSAAGLATGAHSLYAKAYDTLGASAESAPVGITVAAGPALVASPTQLGVRQGSTGTFDLKLSTAPTSNVTVSIARTSGNTNLTASPATLTFTPANWNTAQKVTVAAAATGTGSAVFTATAPGHAKAEVTVAQLAANSTYDARFLDLHGKITNPANGYFSPEGIPYHSVETLIVEAPDHGHETTSEAYSYLIWLQAMYGKITGDWTKFNGAWETMEKFMIPTHADQPTTGSYNASKPATYAPEWDLPSQYPAKLDSGVTSGSDPIAAELKSAYGTDDIYGMHWIQDVDNVYGYGNEPGKCSAGPTATGPSYINTFQRGPQESVWETVTHPTCDNFSYGGKNGYLDLFTGDSSYAKQWKFTDAPDADARAVQAAYWADLWAKEQGKGSQVATTVGKAAKMGDYLRYAMFDKYFKKVGNCVGPTACPAGTGKDSAHYLLSWYYAWGGATDTSAGWSWRIGSSHNHSGYQNPLAAYALSSYAPLKPKSATGAADWATSLGRQLEFYRWLQSDEGAIAGGATNSWQGRYAIPPAGTPTFHGMYYDEKPVYHDPASNQWFGFQAWSMERVAEYYQQTGDAKAKTVLDKWVSWALSKTTLNPDGTYRIPSTLQWSGAPDTWNATSPGANAGLHVTVADYTDDVGVAAAYAKTLTYYAAKSGHAEAKRVAKALLDGMWDHHRDALGIAVPETRADYNRFDDPVYVPSGWTGVMPNGDAVNSSSTFASIRSFYKNDPAWPKVEAYLAGGTAPVFTYHRFWAQADIALAMGSYAELLE, from the coding sequence ATGGCACGTCTCCGACAGAGAACGCGACCACGACGGCAGCTGACCGCCCTGGCCGCGGCCCTCTCCCTCTCCCTCCCCCTCGGCCTCACGGCCGTCGGGGCCGCCACCGCCGTCGGCGCCACGACCGCCCAGGCCGCCGCCGTCCAGTGCAGCGTCGACTACAAGACCAACGACTGGGGTTCGGGCTTCACGGCCGAACTCACCCTCACCAACCGGGCCGCCGAGCCCCTGAACGGCTGGACGCTGACGTACTCCTACGCCGGCGACCAGAAGCTCGCCAACGGCTGGAACGGCGTCTGGTCGCAGTCCGGCAAGAACGTCACGGTGACCAACGCGTCCTGGAACGGCACCCTCGCCGCGGGCGCCGCCACCACCACCGGCGCCCAGTTCACCTACAGCGGCACCAACGCCGCCCCCACCGGCTTCGCCGTGAACGGCACCACGTGCGCCGGCGCCCACCAGCCCCCGGTCGCGGTCCTGACCAGCCCGACCGCCGGGGCCGTCTACACCGAGGGCGACGCGGTGCCGCTCGCCGCCACCGCCGCCGCGGCCGACAGCGCCACCGTGAGCAAGGTGGAGTTCTACAGCGACACCACCCTCCTCGGCACCGACACCACCGCGCCCTTCACCTACAGCGCGGCCGGTCTCGCCACCGGCGCCCACTCCCTCTACGCCAAGGCCTACGACACCCTCGGCGCCTCCGCCGAGTCGGCGCCCGTCGGCATCACCGTCGCCGCCGGCCCCGCGCTCGTCGCCTCCCCGACCCAGCTCGGCGTACGCCAGGGTTCCACCGGCACCTTCGACCTGAAGCTCTCCACCGCCCCGACCTCGAACGTCACGGTGAGCATCGCCCGTACCTCGGGCAACACCAACCTCACCGCGAGCCCGGCCACCCTCACCTTCACCCCGGCGAACTGGAACACCGCCCAGAAGGTGACCGTCGCCGCCGCGGCCACGGGCACCGGCTCCGCCGTCTTCACCGCGACCGCCCCCGGCCACGCCAAGGCCGAGGTCACCGTCGCCCAGCTGGCCGCGAACTCCACGTACGACGCCCGCTTCCTCGACCTCCACGGGAAGATCACCAACCCGGCCAACGGCTACTTCTCGCCCGAGGGCATCCCGTACCACTCCGTCGAGACCCTGATCGTCGAGGCCCCCGACCACGGGCACGAGACGACCTCGGAGGCGTACAGCTACCTCATCTGGCTCCAGGCCATGTACGGCAAGATCACCGGCGACTGGACCAAGTTCAACGGGGCCTGGGAGACCATGGAGAAGTTCATGATCCCCACCCACGCCGACCAGCCCACCACCGGCTCCTACAACGCCTCCAAGCCGGCGACGTACGCCCCCGAGTGGGACCTCCCCTCCCAGTACCCGGCGAAGCTCGACTCCGGGGTGACCTCGGGCTCCGACCCGATCGCCGCCGAGCTCAAGAGCGCCTACGGGACCGACGACATCTACGGGATGCACTGGATCCAGGACGTCGACAACGTCTACGGCTACGGCAACGAGCCCGGGAAGTGCTCCGCCGGACCGACGGCGACCGGTCCCTCGTACATCAACACCTTCCAGCGCGGCCCGCAGGAGTCCGTCTGGGAGACCGTCACCCACCCCACCTGCGACAACTTCTCCTACGGCGGGAAGAACGGCTACCTGGACCTCTTCACCGGGGACTCCTCGTACGCCAAGCAGTGGAAGTTCACCGACGCCCCCGACGCCGACGCCCGCGCCGTCCAGGCCGCCTACTGGGCCGACCTCTGGGCCAAGGAGCAGGGCAAGGGCTCCCAGGTCGCCACGACCGTCGGCAAGGCCGCCAAGATGGGCGACTACCTGCGGTACGCCATGTTCGACAAGTACTTCAAGAAGGTCGGGAACTGCGTCGGGCCGACCGCCTGCCCGGCCGGCACCGGCAAGGACAGCGCCCACTACCTGCTGTCCTGGTACTACGCCTGGGGCGGCGCCACCGACACCTCGGCGGGCTGGTCCTGGCGCATCGGCTCCAGCCACAACCACAGCGGCTACCAGAATCCCCTCGCCGCCTACGCGCTGAGCTCGTACGCCCCGCTCAAGCCCAAGTCGGCGACGGGCGCGGCGGACTGGGCGACCAGCCTCGGCCGGCAGCTGGAGTTCTACCGCTGGCTCCAGTCGGACGAGGGCGCCATCGCGGGCGGTGCCACCAACAGCTGGCAGGGGCGCTACGCCATCCCGCCGGCCGGCACCCCCACCTTCCACGGCATGTACTACGACGAGAAGCCCGTCTACCACGACCCCGCGTCCAACCAGTGGTTCGGCTTCCAGGCCTGGTCCATGGAGCGGGTCGCCGAGTACTACCAGCAGACGGGTGACGCGAAGGCGAAGACCGTCCTCGACAAATGGGTGAGCTGGGCCCTGTCGAAGACCACGCTCAACCCGGACGGCACCTACCGCATCCCCTCCACCCTCCAGTGGTCCGGCGCGCCCGACACCTGGAACGCGACGAGCCCCGGAGCCAACGCCGGACTGCACGTCACCGTCGCCGACTACACCGACGACGTCGGCGTGGCCGCCGCCTACGCCAAGACGCTCACCTACTACGCGGCCAAGTCCGGCCACGCCGAGGCCAAGCGCGTCGCCAAGGCCCTCCTCGACGGCATGTGGGACCACCACCGGGACGCCCTCGGCATCGCCGTCCCGGAGACCCGCGCCGACTACAACCGCTTCGACGACCCCGTGTACGTGCCGAGCGGCTGGACCGGCGTCATGCCGAACGGCGACGCGGTGAACTCGTCCTCGACCTTCGCCTCGATCCGCTCCTTCTACAAGAACGACCCGGCCTGGCCGAAGGTCGAGGCCTACCTGGCGGGCGGCACGGCCCCCGTCTTCACCTACCACCGGTTCTGGGCCCAGGCGGACATCGCCCTGGCCATGGGCTCGTACGCGGAACTCCTCGAATAA
- a CDS encoding LutC/YkgG family protein, translated as MTDSRARILARIRTAVADAPEAAPVARDYRTSHTPDAPEALLDLLHENLADYRAHVHRTAPAGLAALVARLLAERGARSVVVPPGLPEEWLAATEAARRFDEPRLTPYELDGTDAVVTGCAVAIAETGTIVLDGGPGQGRRALTLVPDLHVCVVRAPEQVVASVPLALPRLAPARPLTWISGPSATSDIELDRVEGVHGPRTLEVVLVTEP; from the coding sequence ATGACCGACTCCCGCGCACGGATCCTCGCCCGGATCCGTACCGCCGTCGCGGACGCGCCCGAGGCCGCGCCCGTCGCGCGCGACTACCGGACGAGCCACACCCCGGACGCCCCGGAGGCCCTCCTCGATCTGCTCCACGAGAACCTCGCCGACTACCGGGCCCACGTCCACCGCACCGCGCCGGCCGGCCTCGCCGCGCTCGTCGCGCGGCTCCTCGCGGAGCGCGGCGCGCGCAGTGTCGTCGTACCGCCCGGGCTGCCCGAGGAGTGGCTCGCCGCGACCGAGGCCGCCCGGCGGTTCGACGAGCCCCGGCTGACCCCGTACGAACTGGACGGCACGGACGCCGTGGTGACGGGGTGCGCGGTGGCGATCGCGGAGACCGGCACGATCGTCCTCGACGGCGGTCCGGGCCAGGGCCGCCGGGCGCTCACCCTCGTCCCCGACCTGCACGTGTGCGTGGTGCGGGCCCCTGAGCAGGTGGTGGCCTCGGTGCCGCTCGCGCTCCCCCGGCTCGCCCCGGCGCGCCCGCTGACCTGGATCTCCGGCCCTTCCGCGACGAGCGACATCGAACTCGACCGGGTGGAGGGCGTCCACGGGCCGCGGACCCTGGAGGTCGTCCTGGTGACGGAGCCCTGA
- a CDS encoding MerR family transcriptional regulator: MAWSIADVARMSGVTSRTLRHYDEIGLLAPAWTASDGHRHYEEPQLLRLQQILLMRELDLGLREIREVLDSGADRVTVLREHHARLLAEQDRLGTLARTVARTIAELQQNEDQNMVSINRPENLFEGFQPDPAIEAETRERWPEAYEQSRQAVEGLTPEATEQWQREVTAQMIRFAEHMAAGTPADDPAVQAEVDAHYRDVCRFWTPNAEAYRGLAKTYAEDGRFRENFDRIAVGLAEYQQRAMDVYADTRLS; this comes from the coding sequence ATGGCCTGGTCGATCGCGGATGTGGCCCGGATGTCCGGGGTGACCTCCCGGACGCTGCGGCACTACGACGAGATCGGCCTCCTGGCACCCGCGTGGACCGCGAGCGACGGGCACCGTCACTACGAGGAGCCCCAGCTGCTGCGACTCCAGCAGATCCTGCTCATGAGGGAGCTGGACCTCGGTCTGCGCGAGATCCGGGAGGTCCTGGACAGCGGGGCCGACCGCGTGACGGTTCTCCGTGAGCACCATGCCCGGCTGCTCGCGGAGCAGGACCGGCTCGGCACTCTGGCCCGCACGGTCGCCCGCACCATCGCCGAACTCCAGCAGAATGAGGACCAGAACATGGTGAGCATCAACCGCCCCGAGAACCTTTTCGAGGGATTCCAGCCCGACCCGGCGATCGAGGCCGAGACGCGGGAGCGGTGGCCGGAGGCGTACGAGCAGTCCCGGCAGGCCGTCGAAGGGCTGACCCCCGAGGCCACCGAGCAGTGGCAGCGCGAGGTCACCGCCCAGATGATCCGCTTCGCGGAGCACATGGCGGCCGGCACGCCCGCCGACGACCCGGCGGTCCAGGCCGAGGTGGACGCCCACTACCGGGACGTCTGCCGCTTCTGGACCCCGAACGCCGAGGCGTACCGGGGGCTGGCCAAGACCTATGCCGAGGACGGTCGGTTCCGCGAGAACTTCGACCGGATCGCCGTGGGACTCGCCGAGTACCAGCAGCGGGCGATGGACGTGTACGCGGACACCCGGCTGAGCTGA
- a CDS encoding fibronectin type III domain-containing protein, whose translation MALSRRSFVTYALAAGLVLDVGDVVVSPRVASAADDPVPPALLAGQALSSSTVRLLWTAVAGAESYRVYRDGQLIADQPGTLLEDTGLAATTTYRYEVTTVIGGVESVRSAPVVVVTQVQDPTTVPTAPTNLTSSSLTSSSVKLTWTKSTSVAKITGYRILRGPVGAPVESLVQIATTDGPTSYTASKLFANRAYQFAVRAVDVAGHVGPAATIAVTTKTSSDTSAPSAVSNTSVVVRRYSDSRLDITWGASSSSDVAGYQVYRNNVLIATVEEPLRKTYSDNGLSPSTSYTYRIAAVDSAGNVSALTSGKTGSTPAAGTVLVTRGPYVVQTDATSARVLWWTNLPAPSGVDYGIGSFSGSVDDSTPRLQHAMLLGGLQPGTAYVYQVRSGNATLGGNSFTTAPAAGTAFTFAAVGDFGGGSAQEASIANLIAASSAQFVQTLGDNVYPDAQDPDPAHFYSDFDNRFYKQYGPVLRTRTLYPANGNKEYYGDGAAARNLWSPNNQRWYSYGWGDLHVLVVDSEQPLGAGSPQRAFVNADLAAATAAWKICVVHRPPYSSTTTTSSSSTVLTNLVPLLEQYGVRLCLSGNSHNYERSHPLRMGAIDSTGVTYVVSGGGGNGLNQFTATQPFWSAYRSARFEYVQCSVSPTQLVLNAYSDTGTLFDSTTLTQ comes from the coding sequence ATGGCTCTGAGCCGCCGCAGCTTCGTCACGTATGCCCTTGCTGCCGGACTCGTACTGGACGTCGGCGATGTCGTCGTCTCGCCACGAGTGGCGAGCGCCGCCGACGATCCGGTTCCCCCGGCGTTGCTCGCCGGTCAAGCGCTGAGTTCGTCGACCGTACGCCTGCTGTGGACCGCGGTCGCGGGGGCCGAGTCCTACCGGGTCTACCGGGACGGCCAGCTGATCGCCGATCAGCCGGGCACCCTGCTGGAGGACACCGGGCTGGCGGCGACGACGACCTACCGCTACGAGGTCACCACCGTGATCGGCGGGGTCGAGTCGGTGCGCTCGGCCCCCGTCGTCGTGGTCACCCAGGTGCAGGACCCCACGACGGTGCCGACGGCGCCGACCAACCTCACGTCGAGCTCGCTCACGTCGTCGAGCGTGAAGCTCACCTGGACCAAGTCCACGAGCGTCGCCAAGATCACCGGCTACCGGATCCTCCGCGGCCCGGTCGGGGCGCCGGTCGAGAGCCTGGTCCAGATCGCGACGACCGACGGACCCACCAGCTACACCGCGAGCAAGCTGTTCGCCAACCGCGCCTACCAGTTCGCGGTCCGCGCCGTCGACGTCGCGGGGCACGTCGGCCCGGCGGCCACCATCGCCGTCACGACCAAGACCTCCAGCGACACGAGCGCCCCTTCGGCCGTGTCGAACACCAGCGTGGTGGTGCGGCGGTACTCCGACAGCCGGCTCGACATCACCTGGGGGGCGTCGAGCTCCAGCGACGTCGCCGGCTACCAGGTCTACCGCAACAACGTCCTCATCGCCACGGTGGAGGAGCCGCTGCGCAAGACGTACTCCGACAACGGACTCTCCCCCTCCACGTCGTACACCTACCGGATCGCGGCCGTCGACTCCGCCGGCAACGTCTCCGCACTCACCTCGGGGAAGACCGGTTCCACCCCGGCGGCCGGAACCGTCCTCGTCACCCGTGGCCCCTACGTCGTCCAGACCGACGCGACGAGCGCACGCGTGCTGTGGTGGACCAACCTTCCGGCTCCCAGCGGGGTCGACTACGGGATCGGATCGTTCAGCGGCAGCGTCGACGACTCCACCCCGAGGCTGCAGCACGCCATGCTGCTCGGCGGACTCCAGCCCGGAACCGCGTACGTCTACCAGGTGCGGTCCGGCAACGCCACGCTCGGAGGCAACAGCTTCACCACCGCGCCCGCGGCGGGCACGGCCTTCACCTTCGCGGCGGTCGGCGACTTCGGCGGCGGCTCGGCGCAGGAGGCGAGCATCGCCAACCTGATCGCCGCGTCGTCGGCCCAGTTCGTGCAGACGCTCGGCGACAACGTGTACCCGGACGCCCAGGACCCGGATCCGGCGCACTTCTACTCCGACTTCGACAACCGCTTCTACAAGCAGTACGGCCCGGTGCTCCGCACCCGGACCCTCTATCCGGCGAACGGGAACAAGGAGTACTACGGCGACGGCGCGGCGGCGCGGAACCTCTGGTCGCCGAACAACCAGCGCTGGTACAGCTACGGGTGGGGCGACCTGCACGTCCTCGTCGTCGACAGCGAGCAGCCCCTGGGGGCCGGCTCCCCGCAGCGCGCGTTCGTGAACGCCGATCTCGCCGCCGCGACGGCGGCGTGGAAGATCTGCGTCGTGCACCGCCCGCCCTACAGCTCGACGACCACCACCTCCAGCTCGTCGACGGTCCTCACCAATCTCGTGCCGCTCCTGGAGCAGTACGGGGTCAGACTCTGCCTCTCCGGCAACTCCCACAACTACGAGCGGAGCCATCCGCTGCGCATGGGTGCGATCGACTCGACGGGAGTGACGTACGTCGTCTCCGGTGGCGGTGGCAACGGGCTCAACCAGTTCACGGCGACCCAGCCGTTCTGGAGCGCGTACAGGTCGGCGCGTTTCGAGTACGTGCAGTGCTCGGTCTCTCCGACCCAACTCGTGCTCAACGCGTACAGCGACACCGGGACGCTCTTCGACAGCACGACGCTGACGCAGTGA
- a CDS encoding endonuclease/exonuclease/phosphatase family protein yields the protein MTSRHIAARGRRTGLLAATALVGSLTAGLLALPAHAATVTIAAVQGTKRLSPYNGQQVTVTGIVTAIRSTGTSRGYWIQDPTGDGNPATSEALFVYTGSTTPSTKVGNRITVRGTVSEYYPGGSAEGGQSLTELTSATITSTLSTGNALPAAFTLDAASIPDTYAPDAGGGSIEGLTLAPSTYALDRYESLEGMRVQVSGARVVGATTPYSELFVTAEPTEHPTPRGGTVYGSYASQNVGRVKVESLLTSAFPVADVGDVLSGTTAGPLDYDNFGGYGIQATTLGTLTDNALAPETTRAQTAGELAVATYNVENLDPTDPQSKFDRLAAGIVRNLASPDVVALEEVQDNNGATDDGVVAADQTYAKLIAAITAAGGPAYQYRQINPVDDQDGGEPGGNIRVGFLYNPARVGFTDRPGGTSTTAVSVVNNAGTAALSVSPGRISPSDSAWNASRKPLVGEFTFQGKTVFVVANHFTSKGGDQPLHSRFQPPARSSETQRGQQATQVNGFVKQILAVQPSARVVVLGDLNDFEFSNTVTTLTSGGVLTPLVNSLPAGERYTYVYQGNSQAIDHILTSPALTSYDYDIVHVNSEFADQASDHDPQVVRLVP from the coding sequence ATGACCTCCCGTCACATAGCGGCCCGAGGCCGCCGCACCGGCCTGCTCGCCGCCACCGCCCTCGTCGGCTCCCTCACGGCCGGCCTCCTCGCGCTTCCCGCGCACGCCGCCACCGTCACGATCGCCGCCGTCCAGGGCACCAAGCGGCTCTCGCCGTACAACGGCCAGCAGGTCACCGTCACCGGCATCGTGACCGCGATCCGCTCCACCGGAACCTCCCGTGGATACTGGATCCAGGATCCGACCGGCGACGGCAACCCCGCCACCAGCGAAGCCCTCTTCGTTTACACCGGATCCACCACCCCCTCCACCAAGGTCGGCAACCGGATCACCGTCCGGGGCACGGTCTCCGAGTACTACCCCGGCGGTTCGGCCGAGGGCGGCCAGTCGCTCACCGAGCTGACCTCCGCGACGATCACCTCCACCCTCTCCACCGGCAACGCGCTCCCGGCCGCCTTCACGCTGGACGCGGCCTCGATCCCGGACACGTACGCGCCCGACGCCGGGGGCGGTTCCATCGAGGGCCTGACCCTTGCGCCCTCGACGTACGCCCTCGACCGCTACGAGTCCCTGGAGGGCATGCGCGTCCAGGTGAGCGGTGCCCGCGTCGTCGGCGCCACCACTCCCTACAGCGAACTCTTCGTCACCGCCGAGCCGACCGAGCACCCCACCCCGCGCGGCGGCACCGTCTACGGTTCGTACGCCTCCCAGAACGTCGGCCGGGTGAAGGTCGAGTCCCTGCTGACCTCCGCCTTCCCGGTCGCCGACGTCGGCGACGTGCTCAGCGGCACGACCGCGGGACCGCTCGACTACGACAACTTCGGCGGCTACGGCATCCAGGCCACCACCCTCGGCACCCTCACCGACAACGCCCTCGCCCCCGAGACCACCCGGGCGCAGACCGCGGGCGAGCTCGCCGTCGCCACGTACAACGTCGAGAACCTCGACCCGACCGACCCGCAGAGCAAGTTCGACCGGCTCGCCGCGGGCATCGTCCGCAACCTCGCCTCGCCCGACGTCGTGGCCCTGGAGGAGGTCCAGGACAACAACGGTGCGACGGACGACGGCGTCGTCGCCGCCGACCAGACCTACGCCAAGCTGATCGCCGCCATCACGGCCGCGGGCGGCCCCGCCTACCAGTACCGCCAGATCAACCCGGTCGACGACCAGGACGGCGGCGAGCCCGGCGGCAACATCCGCGTCGGCTTCCTCTACAACCCGGCCCGCGTCGGCTTCACCGACCGCCCCGGCGGCACCTCCACCACCGCCGTCTCCGTCGTGAACAACGCCGGCACCGCCGCCCTGTCCGTCTCGCCCGGCCGGATCAGCCCGTCCGACTCCGCCTGGAACGCCAGCCGCAAGCCGCTCGTCGGCGAGTTCACCTTCCAGGGCAAGACCGTGTTCGTGGTCGCGAACCACTTCACGTCCAAGGGCGGCGACCAGCCCCTGCACTCCCGCTTCCAGCCGCCGGCCCGCTCCTCGGAGACCCAGCGTGGCCAGCAGGCCACGCAGGTCAACGGCTTCGTCAAGCAGATCCTCGCCGTGCAGCCCTCGGCCCGTGTCGTCGTCCTCGGCGACCTGAACGACTTCGAGTTCTCCAACACGGTCACGACCCTGACCTCCGGCGGCGTCCTCACCCCGCTCGTCAACAGCCTCCCGGCCGGGGAGCGTTACACCTACGTGTACCAGGGCAACTCGCAGGCCATCGACCACATCCTGACGAGCCCGGCCCTCACCTCGTACGACTACGACATCGTCCACGTCAACAGCGAGTTCGCCGACCAGGCCAGCGACCACGACCCGCAGGTCGTCCGCCTCGTCCCCTGA
- a CDS encoding antibiotic biosynthesis monooxygenase, whose translation MFAVVYRWRVRPGKEQLLVDGWHRVTVAIHQECGSYGSRLHKADDGTWVAYARWPDRETREKCGTPDPEGEAMMREAIAEYFPETRLTLVDDLLAEPETD comes from the coding sequence ATGTTCGCGGTGGTGTACCGGTGGCGGGTGCGTCCGGGGAAGGAGCAGCTGCTCGTCGACGGCTGGCACCGGGTGACCGTGGCGATCCACCAGGAGTGCGGGAGCTACGGCTCCCGGCTCCACAAGGCGGATGACGGGACCTGGGTGGCGTACGCGCGCTGGCCCGACCGGGAGACCCGGGAGAAGTGCGGGACCCCCGACCCGGAGGGCGAGGCGATGATGCGCGAGGCGATCGCGGAGTACTTCCCCGAGACGCGCCTCACCCTCGTCGACGACCTCCTCGCCGAGCCGGAGACCGACTGA